From Lujinxingia litoralis, the proteins below share one genomic window:
- a CDS encoding RloB family protein codes for MGKRKPRGTSSTRRRPARRQALERLLIVCEGEKTEPDYFTRLRQEYRLPSADIEIVPAAGGGAAKSIVKEARYRQKENKKAHKRSGEPLYDDIWCIFDAEDPHHNPGIYSAIKDANKHGFHIGLSVPCFEYWILLHYTSDQRPYRNCTQVLTRLQDVVPGYSKADIDFDALKPSLPDAIQRARAHLASLQIDETSPCCAADLEANPSTRAHLLTEKLMQLGESFNPY; via the coding sequence ATGGGAAAGCGAAAACCCCGCGGCACCTCCAGCACTCGCCGACGCCCCGCACGTCGCCAGGCCCTGGAGCGCCTTCTTATTGTCTGTGAAGGCGAAAAAACCGAGCCCGACTATTTCACGCGTCTGCGCCAGGAGTACCGCCTTCCTTCAGCAGATATTGAAATCGTCCCTGCCGCGGGTGGCGGTGCGGCAAAATCGATCGTCAAAGAGGCCCGTTATCGTCAGAAAGAAAACAAAAAGGCACACAAAAGAAGTGGAGAGCCTCTCTACGACGACATCTGGTGTATTTTTGACGCTGAAGATCCGCATCATAATCCGGGCATCTATAGCGCCATCAAAGACGCCAACAAGCATGGTTTTCACATCGGCCTCTCCGTCCCCTGCTTCGAATACTGGATTCTTCTCCACTACACCTCCGATCAACGCCCCTATCGCAACTGCACGCAAGTACTTACCCGACTTCAGGATGTGGTTCCGGGCTACAGCAAAGCCGACATCGACTTCGACGCGCTCAAACCCTCCCTCCCGGACGCCATTCAGCGCGCCCGAGCGCACCTGGCCTCTCTCCAGATCGACGAAACGAGCCCCTGTTGCGCCGCTGACCTTGAGGCCAACCCCTCCACCCGGGCCCATCTCCTCACCGAAAAACTCATGCAGCTCGGCGAGAGCTTTAACCCCTATTAG
- a CDS encoding HigA family addiction module antitoxin, whose product MLERSLTRVRTRKPTTPGEVLLEEFLKPAGISQSAFARHLGCDVKTINRLVRGHTSLDVGMARRIAAAVNTSAQFWINLQQAVDLFEAEHCGEELPEVLDAFK is encoded by the coding sequence ATGTTAGAGCGCTCCTTAACCCGCGTCCGCACCCGCAAACCCACCACCCCCGGCGAAGTCCTGCTGGAGGAGTTCCTCAAGCCGGCCGGGATCTCGCAGAGCGCGTTTGCCCGCCACCTGGGCTGCGACGTGAAGACGATCAACCGCCTGGTGCGCGGGCATACCTCGCTGGACGTGGGGATGGCGCGGCGCATCGCGGCGGCGGTGAACACGTCGGCGCAGTTCTGGATCAACCTCCAGCAGGCCGTGGATCTCTTCGAGGCCGAGCATTGCGGCGAGGAACTGCCTGAGGTGTTGGACGCATTTAAATAA
- a CDS encoding AAA family ATPase has translation MLIEFRVSNYRSFRDENVFSLVAAGRDKTHPDNTIDDVAQKGFQLLRSAVIYGANASGKTNLLRALDFVQTAVTDSAKWQKGDPIEGIAPFRLDAELQSQPSRFEIVFVQDGVRFEYGFVIDRQRVHEEWLFAYPKKVAQTWFQRDASLGEEGWTWGANLKGQKKQIAELTRDNALFLSVAAQLNHEQLSPVFQWFQRQLRPLFDTNFSPSLNSYTTHVAAQSDEHRAKIAMFLRTADFGIADIEISRQRFDETMLPQNLPDDLKKKFLQEFKDAERLDIQTLHRTTEGKTVSFSFDDESHGTRNFYGLTGPLLDVLENGRILVVDELDTSLHPLLVRKIVELFHSPEFNTNNAQLIFNTHDTSLLDPSLFRRDQIWFTEKDRDGASHLYPLSDFKPRKDEALERGYLAGRYRALPFIGRLEF, from the coding sequence ATGCTGATCGAATTCCGCGTCTCGAACTACCGCTCGTTTCGCGACGAAAACGTCTTCTCCCTCGTCGCTGCGGGGCGAGACAAGACGCATCCCGACAACACGATCGACGACGTGGCTCAAAAGGGATTTCAGCTCCTGCGCTCCGCCGTCATTTACGGGGCCAACGCCTCCGGAAAAACCAACCTCTTGCGCGCGCTCGACTTCGTTCAGACCGCCGTCACCGACTCCGCAAAATGGCAAAAGGGCGACCCCATCGAGGGTATCGCCCCTTTTCGCCTTGACGCGGAGCTTCAATCGCAGCCCAGCCGATTCGAGATCGTCTTTGTGCAGGATGGCGTGCGCTTTGAGTACGGCTTCGTCATCGATCGCCAGCGCGTCCATGAAGAATGGCTTTTTGCATACCCCAAAAAAGTCGCGCAGACCTGGTTCCAACGCGACGCCTCGCTCGGGGAAGAGGGCTGGACATGGGGCGCAAACCTCAAAGGCCAGAAAAAGCAGATCGCGGAGCTCACCCGCGACAACGCCCTCTTTTTATCGGTCGCCGCTCAGCTAAACCATGAACAGCTAAGCCCCGTGTTTCAGTGGTTTCAACGCCAGCTCCGCCCCCTTTTCGACACGAACTTTTCACCATCACTAAACAGCTACACTACTCACGTAGCGGCCCAGAGCGATGAGCATCGCGCTAAAATTGCCATGTTCCTTCGCACCGCTGATTTCGGCATTGCCGACATTGAAATCTCGCGTCAGCGTTTCGACGAAACGATGCTTCCTCAAAACCTACCTGACGACCTCAAAAAGAAGTTCCTTCAAGAGTTCAAAGATGCGGAACGACTGGACATTCAAACCCTTCACCGCACCACCGAGGGCAAAACTGTATCTTTCTCCTTTGATGATGAATCGCACGGCACTCGCAATTTCTACGGTCTCACGGGCCCTCTCCTCGACGTCCTCGAAAACGGACGCATCCTCGTCGTCGATGAACTCGACACCAGCCTTCACCCCCTTCTTGTGCGCAAAATCGTAGAACTTTTTCATAGTCCCGAATTCAACACAAACAACGCCCAACTCATCTTCAACACCCACGACACCTCGCTCCTCGACCCGAGTCTCTTTCGGCGAGATCAAATCTGGTTCACCGAAAAGGACCGCGACGGTGCCTCGCACCTCTACCCCCTCAGCGACTTCAAACCCCGCAAGGACGAAGCGCTTGAGCGGGGATATCTGGCCGGACGCTACCGCGCGCTACCCTTCATTGGTCGCCTCGAGTTTTAA
- a CDS encoding class I SAM-dependent DNA methyltransferase: MNFSGYDSFADIYDRFWAGDSARRFGPIILERVGTRLKKGARVLDLCCGSGRFTHQLLDQGFDAYGVDNSKELLRLARERGRPERFFLSDVRELNTNVSGFELVICVYDSLNHMLLKEDLRAVFRGVRDVLDPGGLFVFDYNTEAKYRFHWKGQMCFEHDRSFLAVNASTMQMNGMMRAAFDGTLFSKVGELWQREDFALEQRPIGDAEISDLLAELGFAPAEFISLDHDDSGRSLRMLVETRKT; the protein is encoded by the coding sequence ATGAATTTTTCGGGCTACGATTCATTCGCAGATATTTATGATCGCTTCTGGGCCGGCGATTCCGCTCGCCGCTTCGGACCCATCATTCTCGAACGAGTTGGGACACGATTGAAGAAAGGCGCGCGTGTCCTGGATCTCTGTTGTGGCTCGGGTCGCTTTACGCATCAGTTGTTGGATCAGGGATTTGATGCGTATGGCGTGGATAACTCAAAAGAGCTGCTCCGCTTGGCCCGAGAACGAGGGCGTCCCGAGCGATTCTTCCTATCAGATGTGCGGGAACTCAATACAAATGTAAGCGGCTTTGAGTTGGTGATTTGTGTGTACGATAGCCTGAATCATATGCTGTTGAAAGAAGACCTGCGGGCTGTGTTTCGGGGTGTGCGGGATGTGCTCGACCCCGGCGGCCTCTTCGTGTTCGATTATAACACCGAGGCCAAATACCGATTTCATTGGAAGGGGCAGATGTGTTTCGAGCACGATCGCAGCTTCTTGGCTGTTAACGCGAGCACGATGCAAATGAATGGCATGATGAGGGCCGCGTTTGATGGCACGCTCTTTTCCAAAGTGGGGGAGCTGTGGCAGCGCGAGGATTTTGCTTTGGAGCAACGACCCATCGGAGACGCGGAAATCTCGGACTTGTTAGCCGAGCTTGGTTTTGCACCTGCAGAATTTATCTCGCTGGACCATGATGACTCAGGACGAAGTTTGAGGATGTTGGTAGAGACGAGGAAGACTTGA
- a CDS encoding type I restriction endonuclease subunit R yields the protein MSEESAVELPGLRFLESLGYTELSAAEVNAQRESLERVLLKDTLVDALVRINAIGRATALSVYNELAGLGDNEAWFKRLRGQYSKMVPGESTSKTIRLLDFERPQNNTWGVTRQFYVRASGRVIEADLVVFVNGIPLVVIEAKDITVGVGKGIAQIRRYEQDVEALFAPNAFNIATTGATLRYGATGASSQYWFDWPESTIPGEPFARTQAMERGFTELLTPARLLDLIAHFIVFERDATGQKVVKKICRYQQLRAVNKMVARVIEGKHRKGLIWHTQGSGKSLTMVFATLKLKFHRGIEHPQLKNPNILVITDRNDLDAQISSTFAACGLPNPRHARSSAELRALIDQKSPGRVITSTIFKLDGDDPRLQGATLKARQDAAARLAAPDSSNWIVLVDECHRTQEALLGAYLRATFPEAFFFGFTGTPVKKNDKDTYANFGAPGEGYLDKYGIDEAVRDGATVEVRYTARLPEWHLDDAALDAAFEQDFAHEDDATRRRLKERGAQRSDLARLPARIAQIAADIWQHFRAHIHPDGYKAQIVTVDRRAVAEHKKALDAVIAAWYVAEQGLSESEARLRATGHSAAIYSANANDRGEVLEDDEMKKVLRFQLSAAEQADAIKRFRDPDDPLSFLIVCDKLLTGFDAPVEQAMYLDKPLRDHNLLQAITRTNRRYGDKPYGLIVDYFGVSKNLQDALSAYRADDVKNAMRPESGLHDELRDAHREVMAMIDPAMRSNALHAVRALGSLDRYYDFCQRAKTFIALYAALMPDPVVIPYAPDFKLVGAMIPVGKIEWEHEEPDLDFAHYSAKIRQMLANHVEVTGIRQLCTLRPLSDPRFWTDFNDPDAEDSRDLHTAAVRKTAELKKIIAEKLAENAERYASFSERLKELIAQFQLGLFDDDADKLDALESVARDLQAEDAAHQSSRLSERAFGIWSILKTTVADDADAHPDDASPTEGQADAPPTEGHPTEGQTESTSYAEAYADGTTHAQRLTALEALAEDIAALYQSDELATIRWQEKGSVRHELRKRVRHMLLRHDVPRWEELPEKIETFALKHFAKS from the coding sequence ATGAGTGAAGAAAGCGCCGTCGAACTCCCCGGCCTGCGATTTCTGGAGTCGCTGGGCTACACCGAACTGAGCGCCGCCGAGGTGAACGCGCAGCGGGAGAGCCTTGAGCGGGTGTTGTTGAAAGACACGCTCGTCGACGCGCTGGTGCGCATCAACGCCATTGGGCGAGCCACGGCGCTGAGCGTCTACAACGAGCTCGCGGGCCTGGGCGATAACGAGGCCTGGTTTAAGCGGCTGCGCGGGCAGTACTCAAAGATGGTACCTGGCGAGTCGACCTCGAAGACGATTCGCCTCCTGGACTTTGAGCGGCCGCAGAACAACACCTGGGGGGTCACCCGGCAGTTTTATGTGCGCGCCAGCGGCAGAGTGATCGAGGCCGACCTGGTGGTCTTTGTGAACGGCATCCCGCTGGTGGTGATCGAGGCCAAAGACATCACCGTGGGCGTTGGCAAGGGCATCGCGCAGATCCGCCGCTACGAGCAGGATGTGGAGGCGCTCTTTGCGCCCAACGCCTTCAACATCGCGACCACCGGTGCCACGCTGCGTTACGGTGCCACGGGTGCCTCATCGCAGTACTGGTTCGACTGGCCGGAGTCCACGATTCCCGGCGAGCCCTTCGCCAGAACCCAGGCCATGGAGCGCGGCTTCACCGAGCTTCTGACGCCGGCGCGCCTTCTCGATCTCATCGCCCATTTCATCGTGTTTGAGCGCGACGCCACGGGTCAGAAGGTCGTCAAAAAAATCTGCCGCTACCAGCAGCTCCGCGCCGTCAACAAGATGGTGGCGCGCGTGATCGAGGGAAAACACCGCAAGGGGCTGATCTGGCATACCCAGGGCTCGGGCAAGTCGCTCACGATGGTGTTTGCCACCCTCAAGCTCAAGTTTCACCGGGGCATCGAGCACCCGCAGCTCAAAAACCCCAACATCCTGGTGATCACCGACCGCAACGACCTCGACGCCCAGATTTCCAGTACCTTTGCGGCCTGCGGGCTGCCCAACCCGCGCCACGCCCGCTCCTCGGCCGAGCTGCGCGCGCTCATCGACCAGAAGAGCCCCGGGCGCGTGATCACCTCCACCATCTTTAAGCTCGACGGCGACGACCCGCGCCTGCAAGGCGCCACCCTCAAAGCGCGCCAGGACGCCGCCGCCCGGCTCGCTGCCCCCGACAGTTCTAACTGGATCGTGCTCGTCGACGAATGCCACCGCACCCAGGAAGCGTTGTTGGGCGCCTACCTGCGCGCCACCTTCCCCGAGGCCTTTTTCTTTGGCTTTACGGGCACCCCCGTCAAAAAGAACGACAAAGACACCTACGCCAATTTTGGCGCCCCGGGTGAGGGCTATCTCGACAAATACGGCATCGACGAGGCCGTGCGCGACGGCGCCACGGTGGAAGTGCGCTACACCGCGCGCCTCCCGGAATGGCACCTGGACGACGCCGCCCTCGACGCCGCCTTCGAGCAGGATTTTGCCCACGAAGACGACGCCACTCGCCGCAGACTCAAAGAGCGGGGCGCGCAGCGCAGCGACCTTGCGCGCCTTCCGGCCCGCATCGCGCAGATCGCCGCAGACATCTGGCAGCACTTTCGCGCCCACATTCACCCCGACGGCTACAAAGCCCAGATCGTCACCGTCGACCGCCGCGCCGTCGCCGAGCATAAAAAGGCGCTCGATGCCGTGATCGCCGCCTGGTACGTCGCCGAGCAGGGCCTCTCCGAATCCGAGGCGCGCCTGCGCGCCACCGGCCACAGCGCCGCCATCTACTCCGCCAACGCCAACGATCGCGGCGAGGTGCTGGAGGATGACGAGATGAAGAAGGTGCTGCGTTTTCAGCTGAGCGCGGCGGAGCAGGCCGACGCCATCAAACGCTTTCGCGACCCCGACGATCCCCTCTCCTTCCTCATCGTCTGCGACAAGCTCCTCACCGGCTTCGACGCCCCTGTCGAGCAGGCGATGTACCTGGACAAGCCCCTGCGCGACCACAACCTGCTTCAGGCCATCACCCGCACCAACCGCCGCTATGGCGACAAACCCTACGGGCTGATCGTCGACTATTTTGGCGTCTCCAAAAACCTGCAAGACGCCCTCTCGGCCTACCGCGCCGACGACGTCAAAAACGCGATGCGCCCCGAGTCGGGCCTTCACGACGAGCTGCGCGACGCCCACCGCGAGGTCATGGCCATGATCGACCCCGCGATGCGCTCGAATGCCCTCCACGCCGTCCGCGCGCTCGGCAGCCTCGACCGCTATTACGACTTCTGCCAGCGCGCCAAAACCTTCATCGCCCTCTACGCCGCGCTGATGCCCGACCCCGTCGTCATCCCCTACGCCCCGGACTTCAAACTCGTGGGGGCCATGATCCCGGTCGGCAAAATCGAGTGGGAGCACGAAGAACCCGATCTCGACTTTGCCCATTACAGCGCCAAAATCCGCCAGATGCTCGCCAACCACGTGGAGGTCACCGGCATCCGCCAGCTCTGCACCCTGCGCCCCTTAAGCGACCCCCGCTTCTGGACGGATTTTAACGACCCCGACGCCGAGGACTCCCGCGACCTGCACACCGCCGCGGTGCGCAAGACCGCCGAGCTCAAGAAAATCATCGCCGAAAAGCTCGCCGAAAACGCCGAGCGCTACGCCAGTTTTAGCGAACGCCTCAAAGAGCTCATCGCCCAATTCCAGCTCGGCCTCTTCGACGACGACGCCGACAAACTCGACGCCCTCGAATCCGTCGCCCGCGACCTCCAGGCCGAAGACGCCGCCCACCAATCCTCTCGCCTCAGCGAGCGCGCCTTCGGCATCTGGTCCATCCTCAAAACCACGGTCGCAGACGACGCCGACGCCCATCCCGACGACGCATCTCCGACCGAGGGTCAGGCCGACGCCCCACCCACCGAGGGCCACCCGACCGAGGGTCAGACCGAAAGCACCTCCTACGCCGAGGCCTACGCCGACGGCACCACCCACGCCCAACGCTTAACGGCGCTCGAAGCCCTCGCCGAAGACATCGCCGCCCTCTACCAATCCGACGAACTCGCCACCATTCGCTGGCAGGAGAAGGGCTCGGTGCGCCACGAGCTGCGCAAACGGGTGCGCCACATGCTCCTGCGCCACGACGTGCCCCGGTGGGAGGAGCTGCCCGAAAAGATCGAGACCTTTGCCCTCAAGCATTTTGCGAAATCATGA
- a CDS encoding type II toxin-antitoxin system RelE/ParE family toxin, giving the protein MAIQSFGDSTTEAFFFSGRLPSKGCGWKRQSRVVARKLDMLEAATDVTDLRIPPSNRLEKLSGDRKAWHSIRINAQWRIVFVWTEEGPAQVQVVDYH; this is encoded by the coding sequence ATGGCCATCCAGTCCTTTGGCGACAGCACCACCGAAGCGTTCTTCTTTTCCGGCCGGTTGCCGTCGAAAGGCTGCGGCTGGAAGCGACAGAGCAGGGTGGTTGCGCGCAAGCTCGATATGCTGGAGGCCGCGACTGACGTGACGGATTTGCGCATCCCACCGAGCAATCGGCTGGAGAAGCTCAGCGGCGACCGAAAAGCGTGGCATAGCATTCGAATCAACGCTCAGTGGCGCATCGTCTTTGTCTGGACCGAAGAGGGCCCGGCTCAGGTTCAGGTCGTCGACTACCATTGA
- a CDS encoding HdeD family acid-resistance protein, which produces MATTIQERVAYENWGWMLARGVSALLFGLLFLVWPGPTLAVLVLLLATLLLVDGIIALVYAISGGRTARGKAWPLIGVGVAGISAAVITYVWPQMTLGILMVILAIWAMIRGALEVVAYLELRETFQGSWLLGLSGVLTFFFGIALIVWPAVGLRLLVWIVAGYALLAGGVFLGLAWQMNRALHGGQRDLDTSPPDRPGDFTPT; this is translated from the coding sequence ATGGCCACGACGATTCAGGAGCGCGTTGCGTACGAGAACTGGGGTTGGATGCTGGCGCGCGGCGTGAGTGCCCTGCTTTTCGGGTTGCTCTTTTTGGTCTGGCCGGGACCCACCCTGGCGGTGCTGGTGCTTCTTCTGGCGACCCTCTTATTGGTCGATGGGATCATCGCGCTGGTCTACGCGATCAGCGGTGGGCGCACCGCCCGGGGCAAGGCCTGGCCCCTGATAGGGGTCGGCGTGGCCGGGATCAGCGCCGCCGTGATCACCTACGTCTGGCCTCAGATGACGCTCGGAATACTGATGGTGATCCTGGCCATCTGGGCGATGATTCGCGGGGCGTTGGAGGTGGTCGCCTATCTGGAATTGCGCGAGACCTTTCAGGGCAGCTGGCTTCTGGGGCTGAGTGGCGTGTTGACCTTCTTCTTCGGAATCGCCCTCATCGTCTGGCCCGCGGTGGGGCTCCGCCTGCTGGTCTGGATCGTCGCGGGGTATGCGCTGCTGGCCGGTGGGGTGTTTCTGGGGCTGGCCTGGCAGATGAACCGCGCGCTTCACGGTGGCCAGCGCGATCTCGATACCTCGCCGCCCGACCGCCCCGGGGACTTTACGCCGACCTGA
- a CDS encoding M48 family metallopeptidase, translated as MTPTAPPHPEHGLSEHGELKVGESTIPYSVRLSARATKKRLEITPTGVVVIAPQDTPASGPGSVEAFLLQNRRALYQAYSELQRLEALDTTLPQTWERGAKLMYRGRNLMLEIVEADVPNVQIRCPSRFHVQVPRGLSPARRRAALRHAFHAWLRSRALKDARHFCAHYAARLGSEFVGAEVELGDYQHMWGSCGKDGVLRIHWRLIQAPRVALEYVCAHEVAHLRHRNHDPEFWETLGGLMPDWNAAKEVLERWERERFGGGREL; from the coding sequence ATGACCCCCACCGCCCCCCCACATCCCGAGCATGGCCTGTCGGAACATGGCGAGCTGAAGGTCGGCGAGTCGACGATCCCCTACAGCGTGCGGTTGAGCGCGCGCGCCACGAAGAAGCGCCTGGAAATCACCCCCACCGGCGTCGTCGTCATCGCCCCTCAAGACACGCCCGCCAGCGGCCCGGGCAGCGTCGAGGCCTTTTTGCTCCAAAATCGCCGCGCGCTCTACCAGGCCTACAGCGAGCTGCAACGCCTTGAAGCCCTCGACACCACCCTCCCCCAGACCTGGGAGCGCGGCGCCAAACTCATGTACCGCGGCCGCAACCTCATGCTCGAAATCGTTGAGGCCGACGTCCCAAACGTCCAGATCCGCTGCCCCAGCCGCTTCCACGTCCAGGTGCCCCGAGGCTTAAGCCCCGCGCGCCGCCGCGCCGCCCTGCGCCACGCGTTTCATGCGTGGCTGCGCAGTCGGGCTTTGAAGGACGCCCGCCACTTCTGCGCGCACTACGCGGCCCGATTGGGCTCGGAGTTCGTTGGCGCGGAGGTCGAACTCGGCGACTACCAACATATGTGGGGAAGTTGCGGCAAGGACGGCGTCCTGCGCATCCACTGGCGCTTGATTCAAGCCCCCCGCGTGGCCCTGGAGTACGTCTGCGCCCACGAGGTCGCCCACCTCCGCCACCGCAACCACGACCCGGAGTTCTGGGAGACGTTGGGAGGGTTGATGCCCGATTGGAATGCGGCGAAGGAGGTGTTGGAGAGGTGGGAGAGGGAGAGGTTTGGGGGTGGGAGGGAGTTGTGA
- a CDS encoding pentapeptide repeat-containing protein yields the protein MPFFKNLVISSIVTGALACTLPNDSANPTPTEPPQTTQSQPSAAPDEPPPSDPAPDSPDPDALTYSRLSMQSDMHYGLFLHQFDLQPGEVIRHEIDGPTAWELLVQHRLTTFFDGAYNDYLRRLLQRPDARAIYFETAPGEDRPTGGIFIPSPNPQSFEVAPGAGSQNGAFLILGIGLGAREASPSASDAQAPQPEVAPSRDYPTLTDRDWETLQSSEGTHLVLVHGAGCNASAGLLSELNALLSAHQRTSVLHIDHDANLTGPTLDDLVARRMFPTLLVLHDGKVVDVHVGVGSHLRARLAHLLVRNDIVDADAFGDAADPTAPINDGQAEALEPDVWRRRISVLRHWSAHDFRNANLAGIRLSHAALSGSSFVGADLQNADLSDAVLSHADLTDANLEGANVEGALWYRTVCPDGSMSEEHGGTCEGTW from the coding sequence ATGCCATTCTTCAAAAATTTGGTTATCAGCAGCATCGTCACGGGAGCACTCGCCTGCACCCTCCCCAACGACTCGGCCAATCCCACTCCGACCGAACCTCCCCAAACGACACAATCCCAGCCCTCGGCCGCCCCCGACGAGCCCCCGCCCTCCGACCCCGCACCGGACTCCCCCGACCCCGACGCCCTGACCTACAGCCGCCTGAGCATGCAAAGCGACATGCACTACGGCCTCTTCCTCCACCAATTTGACCTGCAACCCGGCGAGGTCATTCGCCACGAGATCGACGGCCCGACCGCCTGGGAGCTGCTGGTGCAGCACCGGCTGACCACCTTCTTTGACGGCGCCTACAACGACTACCTGCGTCGCCTCCTGCAACGCCCCGACGCCCGCGCCATCTACTTTGAAACGGCCCCCGGCGAGGACCGGCCGACCGGCGGTATTTTCATTCCCTCGCCGAACCCGCAGAGTTTTGAGGTGGCGCCGGGCGCCGGTAGCCAGAACGGCGCGTTTTTGATCCTGGGCATCGGCCTCGGCGCTCGCGAAGCGTCGCCCTCGGCATCCGACGCGCAGGCCCCTCAGCCGGAAGTCGCTCCCTCGCGGGACTATCCGACGCTCACCGATCGCGACTGGGAGACCCTTCAATCCTCCGAAGGCACCCACCTCGTCCTCGTACACGGGGCCGGTTGCAACGCCTCGGCCGGCCTCCTCTCAGAGCTCAACGCCCTCTTAAGCGCCCACCAACGCACCTCAGTCCTGCACATCGACCACGACGCCAACCTCACCGGCCCCACCCTCGATGATCTCGTCGCGCGCCGGATGTTCCCCACCCTGCTCGTCCTCCACGATGGCAAAGTCGTCGACGTGCACGTCGGTGTCGGAAGCCACCTCCGCGCCCGGCTCGCCCATCTCCTGGTCCGCAACGACATCGTTGACGCCGACGCGTTCGGCGACGCAGCCGACCCCACCGCCCCCATCAACGATGGCCAGGCCGAGGCCCTTGAGCCCGACGTCTGGCGCCGCCGCATCAGCGTGCTGCGCCACTGGTCCGCCCATGATTTCAGAAACGCAAACCTTGCCGGGATCCGCCTCTCCCACGCCGCCTTGTCCGGCTCGTCTTTCGTGGGTGCCGATCTCCAGAACGCCGACCTCAGCGACGCGGTGCTTTCCCACGCGGACTTGACCGACGCCAACCTGGAGGGCGCAAACGTGGAAGGCGCGTTGTGGTACCGCACGGTCTGCCCGGATGGCTCGATGAGTGAGGAGCACGGCGGAACGTGCGAGGGGACGTGGTAA